CCTTAACCTACTGCCCAGCCCACCTCCCCCCCAACCTCAGATCATGTGTCATTCTGCTTGGACAATGTcttgtttcagtgtgtgtgtgtgcgtgtgtgtgtgtgtgtgtgtgcgtgcacgcgcaGGTGGTCTTTGTTTACTGTCATCTTCCACTCCTAGAAGGGGCCTAGCATGCACATAGATGAGGGGTTATGTCATCTCTATTCTAAATGGAGGGCCATTTTGCAGTGGGAGGGTAAGACTACTGCCTACTCCTGACCGAGTATTCAGTGCACCCAGACCTGAGTAGGGGTCCCTGCCCCGCTGAGAACTTAGAAAACAGGCTGCCCCTGTCTGAGTCTGTGTGCTTCTTTCAGGTGACTGATGGACAGGAGAGTCAGTGACTGGTGTCCACCAAAAGCACAGTGATTTCATAATAGACACAGGCAGCTCCCTTGAGGATCCGTGGACTCAAGAGACAGTGACATTAAACAGGAAGCAACAATGGCAGGTAAAAGAGacttcagaagacagagacaaatgACATACCTAATTCCTTTGCATCACTTCCTGTTAACAAGGAACGttgcctcttccttctctgccagGCCCTGCAAACTATGTAGCCTGTGCAGTCCTGAGCTTGAGAACTCAAATGATTGCAGGTGCCATGCCTCCTACATCACCCTAACACAATCATCTGGGTGTCTCCAAGTTTCTGAATGCTTTGAACTGCAGAAACTTCAGATTTACACCCTGGTGGGGTCAGGAGATGACTCTGTTGGTGATGGACTTACCATACaagaatgaagacctgagttaagTCTCCAGAACTCACTAAAAAAAACCTGGTTATGATGcaagtttgtaatcccagcactggggaggtagaggagggCAGATCTCTGGTGCTGGCTGGTTACCCAGCCTTGTCTACTTGGTGAGCATCAAGTTCAatgtgagaccctttctcaaaaagcaaaaaggagGCCCCTATGTGTCTTCTCTACCCTGGGAGCAGCTCTCCTACTTGATCCCTCACCCCTGAAAATGTATGCCTACTCCAAGTTCATCTCTACCCGCTCCTTGATCAGGAGCACCTCTCAGCTGCTGAGTCATCCCCTGTCTGCAATGGAGTTGAATCCACCACAGACATGGACAGATGAGGGCCTCGGCAGCTTGGCAGCCCCTCGCCCTCCGACCTCAGTCATCCCTAGCCACAGCTTCCAAACCAGCGTCATCTCCAGAGACATCGACACAGCTGCCAAGTTCACTGGGGCTGGAGCTGCTACAGTTTTGGTGGCTGGCTCTGGGGCTGGGATTGGGACTGTTTTGGGGAGCCTCATCATTGGTTACGCCAGGAACCCTTCTCTGAAGCAACAGCTCTTCTCCTATGTGATCCTGGGCTTTGCCCTCTCAGAGGCCATGGGGCTCTTTTGCCGTTTTTCATCCTCTTCGCCATGTGAAGCAGCTGTCTCCACTTTCACCTCCCATAGTCCTTTCGTGTCCTGTCTGCCCTGTGTGTTCCCTTTCCTGTACCTCCCCAGGAAGACAAATAAATACTGtattaataaggaaaaaaaaagtaaaaaggagtAAAACTAAGGATGCCcgcacacccacactcacaaacacacacacacctaagaatGTCCAGACTGGAGACTCTCAAAATTTCCCACATGGAGCACTTGCATGTAGATTCTCACCCTCGGCACCTCGCAACAGCATTTATCTCGCTCTACACCACTCCACTCTACAGATCAGTCAACACTGGGGCTGCCCCTACTTTTTGGAAACTGTGCAGGATGACTTTCTGAACAAGAGTTTACGGAAAGAAATCTCTTCAGGACCTTGCTCTCAGCTCTTCTGCATATGCATTTAAGGCTGCATAGCCAGACAGCATGAGTCGAGCTCTTTGAGGAACACCCACGTTGTGTTACGTCATCTCCCGCTCCCTCTGCCACTCAAGCAGGGTTGAGTTCCTCCACATTCTCACTGACACTCTCTAGTTTCCACTTTGGTTCTGTATCCCTCCTGGTCCATCAGGCTATCGATACCTGGTGGGGCATTTCATTGTGGCTTTGATTGGAACTCTCTTGCTGACTACTGATGCTCAGCATCTTTTCTAGGTTTACCTGCCATTCGTTATCTTTGGACAGATATGGTTTTTCACATAAGTGAAACGAAGCCTTGTCTTCCCAGGCAGATCATCTGCTGGGTGAAAACGAAACAGGACTAAAAGCG
This DNA window, taken from Cricetulus griseus strain 17A/GY chromosome 2, alternate assembly CriGri-PICRH-1.0, whole genome shotgun sequence, encodes the following:
- the LOC100754287 gene encoding LOW QUALITY PROTEIN: ATP synthase F(0) complex subunit C2, mitochondrial-like isoform X2 (The sequence of the model RefSeq protein was modified relative to this genomic sequence to represent the inferred CDS: inserted 2 bases in 1 codon), coding for MCLLYPGSSSPTXDPSPLKMYAYSKFISTRSLIRSTSQLLSHPLSAMELNPPQTWTDEGLGSLAAPRPPTSVIPSHSFQTSVISRDIDTAAKFTGAGAATVLVAGSGAGIGTVLGSLIIGYARNPSLKQQLFSYVILGFALSEAMGLFCRFSSSSPCEAAVSTFTSHSPFVSCLPCVFPFLYLPRKTNKYCINKEKKSKKE